In Halobacteriovorax sp. HLS, the following are encoded in one genomic region:
- a CDS encoding NuoM family protein, with the protein MNGTSNLLSWILWMPIIGVLGILFIPKAKENAIRMWALLNTAITMVLSVKLWMGFDNSIAGMQDAFTIKMKWIEQFNINYHLAVDGISMPMILLTSLLLFLCVLCSWTVSKQVKGYYALLLFLQSTVYGVFLSMDFFLFYVYWEVMLIPMFFLIGIWGGENREYAAVKFFLYTFFGSILMLVGMVALYHATGMGAESFNLLALKAQADQFIQMKVSLFGMSIPFDKLFFVFMFIGFAIKVPVFPFHTWLPHAHVQAPTAISVILAGVLLKMGTYGFLRIAFPIFPSATVYFAECIAALGLINIIYGAFCAMAQTDVKKLIAYSSVSHMGFVMMGMAAMTTQGMNGAVLQMFNHGTSTAMMFLLIGILYERSHHRWIIRPDGSRGFGGLYTQLPVYSIIFIIAMFASMGLPGLSGFISEALIFLGMFPVYTTMTVIALLGLLIGAAYLLWMFKRMFFGDVVEENKSYTDMNAREIFYMAPLCVAVIVFGIWPSPILNIMKASVNDLVTLLGKY; encoded by the coding sequence GTGAACGGTACGTCGAATTTATTAAGTTGGATATTATGGATGCCTATTATAGGTGTTCTTGGAATTCTTTTTATTCCAAAGGCAAAAGAAAATGCAATCAGAATGTGGGCTCTGTTAAATACAGCTATCACAATGGTTCTTTCTGTAAAACTGTGGATGGGGTTTGATAATTCTATTGCAGGTATGCAGGATGCATTTACTATTAAGATGAAGTGGATTGAGCAATTCAATATCAACTATCACTTAGCAGTTGATGGTATCTCAATGCCAATGATTCTTTTGACATCACTTTTACTCTTCCTTTGTGTACTTTGTTCTTGGACAGTTTCAAAGCAAGTTAAGGGATACTATGCACTTCTACTCTTCTTACAAAGTACAGTATATGGTGTTTTCTTATCAATGGACTTCTTCCTATTTTACGTTTACTGGGAAGTAATGCTTATTCCAATGTTCTTTCTTATCGGTATTTGGGGTGGAGAAAACAGAGAGTACGCAGCAGTTAAGTTCTTCCTTTATACATTTTTTGGATCAATCCTAATGCTCGTAGGTATGGTTGCTCTTTATCACGCAACTGGAATGGGAGCAGAGTCTTTCAACTTACTTGCTTTAAAGGCACAAGCAGATCAGTTTATTCAAATGAAAGTATCTTTATTTGGTATGAGTATTCCTTTTGATAAACTCTTCTTTGTATTTATGTTTATTGGTTTTGCAATTAAGGTTCCAGTATTTCCGTTTCATACATGGTTACCTCATGCACACGTTCAGGCTCCAACTGCAATTTCAGTTATTCTGGCCGGTGTACTTTTAAAGATGGGAACTTACGGGTTCTTAAGAATTGCTTTCCCAATCTTCCCAAGTGCTACAGTTTATTTCGCAGAATGTATCGCAGCTCTTGGTTTGATCAATATTATTTACGGAGCTTTCTGTGCAATGGCACAAACAGATGTTAAGAAGCTAATTGCATATTCTTCAGTGTCACATATGGGATTCGTAATGATGGGTATGGCTGCAATGACTACTCAGGGAATGAATGGTGCAGTTCTTCAGATGTTTAATCACGGAACTTCAACAGCGATGATGTTCTTACTAATCGGTATTCTTTACGAAAGATCTCACCACAGATGGATAATTAGACCAGATGGTTCTAGAGGTTTCGGTGGTCTTTATACTCAGTTACCTGTTTATTCGATTATCTTTATAATCGCAATGTTCGCTTCAATGGGATTACCAGGGTTATCTGGGTTTATCTCAGAAGCATTGATCTTCTTAGGTATGTTCCCTGTTTATACTACGATGACTGTAATTGCATTATTAGGTCTTCTAATTGGTGCAGCTTACCTTCTTTGGATGTTTAAAAGAATGTTCTTTGGAGATGTTGTTGAAGAAAACAAGTCTTACACAGACATGAATGCTAGAGAGATATTCTACATGGCTCCACTTTGTGTTGCTGTTATCGTCTTTGGTATTTGGCCTTCACCAATTTTAAATATTATGAAGGCATCAGTTAATGATTTAGTTACTTTATTAGGTAAGTATTAA
- a CDS encoding tetratricopeptide repeat protein: protein MSKKYRVKLLNDRVVGPFLVDQIGELYAKGHIQGNEKCQLFPVGDWVEIKSFKEINSLFAKIAAGQVDNTIKSNPEKTGTFARINKPKSAGAKPKNDDGFQEFQYKKEDASKVDYNALEERYQEDLQEIKEIEEELHHLDEPNEVSEEEDSVEKTVIVNRASLQEDVAEKTVIVTPNPFLNKPKDEPEEIASNESLSEEAEADDEEDSEDEPEEVIVTDEATEFINLKEVMPDIKQVSQQAEKEFELVEIESNKDEIEQKKEETKKIEQAKEEKKKEEKKKKKMKPIVAFAFLAIIAVLMFPEESEKKLEPIRIKVIHPVAADILDEVKSREALVEGVELYSKGTYLSKIQAAAKFRESLHHQYRKNKALGYLVLTYSEIFQNASNEFSAQKKIFNLIEIGKSKVLTDINMAMGSAIFYSSIDKKYTANKILENYIRINKPSVKLLSIYLKVLLNIGNYVEAKKVYDLLIDVKNKEEITYLNLIFYYESNELRDEAQKILTEARTKFPSSIPLLLKLAQYKFEARDVKKFEVVLKAISKLNAGRSPIYYSKFLEYMGILSAIKGDNNNAARLFKSALKIHESDELRSKLSALELGGSNKVEKLILESKILELMKKSSDMVKRKNWEQAFLYAIQASDMDRSYIPAQLLLGDIQVRRGYYEDAIKTFVRMKKEYPLNKKINVALVNAYIKAFKLRDAELELRAIGQSKLGTSYIFSSLQGQYFYRRKFYENAIKKYKDSIKKNPINDQDYYQLAKIYMEHRKYKTAKNLLIKSIALDPVNTTYHSMYANIIYELDGADTAIGYLRNFLKTNKEDPRILGEIAIYYYKNGQTLEFEEYKKRLERLTSTDASFYEFLIYSAELDDRDEDVIKYGKELIKINPGDLDVQIKLGSNLYDKGLYKEALSMFQQILARLESFPKANYFLSKTYLKLRDFKNAEAAALKEIKANPTLEFGYYILGEVYRSQKNYKDAENNFKKSISRNGRYEEALIGMGWIKWKQGYLDQARQYYLKALKGNQNNGEIHRSLGFIYKDIGQSALAIDSFRVYLDLTPAAKDRANIENLMKRLR, encoded by the coding sequence ATGAGCAAAAAATATAGAGTTAAGTTATTAAATGATAGAGTTGTTGGTCCATTCTTAGTTGATCAGATTGGAGAACTATACGCTAAAGGTCATATCCAGGGTAACGAAAAGTGTCAGCTCTTTCCTGTTGGAGATTGGGTTGAAATAAAATCGTTTAAAGAGATTAATTCACTTTTTGCAAAAATCGCTGCGGGTCAAGTTGATAATACTATTAAGAGCAATCCTGAGAAAACAGGAACCTTTGCACGTATCAATAAACCTAAGAGTGCAGGGGCCAAGCCTAAGAATGATGATGGTTTTCAAGAATTTCAATATAAGAAAGAAGATGCCAGTAAAGTAGACTACAATGCTTTAGAAGAAAGATATCAAGAAGATCTTCAAGAGATAAAAGAGATAGAAGAAGAACTACATCATTTGGATGAACCCAATGAAGTCTCAGAAGAGGAAGATTCTGTAGAAAAAACAGTCATTGTTAATCGAGCTAGTCTGCAAGAAGACGTCGCTGAAAAAACAGTTATTGTCACACCTAATCCATTTTTAAATAAGCCAAAGGATGAGCCAGAAGAAATCGCATCTAATGAGAGCTTGAGTGAGGAGGCTGAAGCAGATGATGAAGAAGACTCTGAGGATGAGCCAGAAGAAGTAATTGTTACAGATGAAGCAACAGAGTTTATCAATCTAAAAGAAGTGATGCCAGATATTAAGCAAGTCTCTCAACAGGCAGAAAAAGAATTTGAGCTAGTTGAAATTGAAAGTAACAAAGATGAGATTGAACAAAAAAAAGAAGAAACGAAAAAGATAGAGCAAGCAAAGGAAGAAAAAAAGAAAGAAGAGAAGAAGAAAAAGAAAATGAAGCCGATTGTTGCTTTTGCATTCCTTGCAATAATTGCGGTCTTAATGTTTCCGGAGGAAAGTGAGAAAAAGCTAGAGCCTATAAGAATAAAGGTAATTCATCCTGTGGCTGCAGATATTCTTGACGAAGTTAAAAGTCGTGAGGCACTAGTTGAGGGTGTTGAGCTATACTCAAAAGGTACTTATCTTTCGAAAATTCAAGCCGCAGCAAAGTTTCGCGAATCTCTTCATCATCAGTATCGAAAAAATAAGGCATTAGGATATCTTGTTTTAACTTATTCAGAAATTTTTCAAAATGCATCAAATGAATTTTCTGCGCAAAAGAAAATTTTTAACCTCATTGAAATCGGCAAAAGTAAAGTGCTTACAGATATTAATATGGCGATGGGTTCTGCAATATTTTATTCAAGTATTGATAAGAAATATACGGCTAATAAAATACTAGAAAATTACATCCGTATTAATAAGCCAAGTGTTAAGTTACTTTCAATCTACCTTAAGGTACTACTTAATATTGGTAATTATGTAGAAGCCAAGAAGGTATATGATTTGCTGATAGATGTAAAAAATAAAGAAGAAATAACTTATTTAAATTTAATTTTTTACTATGAATCAAATGAACTTAGAGATGAAGCACAAAAAATACTTACTGAAGCTAGAACGAAGTTTCCCTCATCAATACCATTACTTCTAAAACTGGCGCAGTATAAATTTGAAGCTAGAGATGTAAAAAAGTTTGAAGTTGTTTTAAAAGCAATTAGCAAACTTAATGCTGGAAGATCACCGATCTACTATTCTAAGTTTTTAGAATATATGGGAATCTTAAGTGCAATAAAAGGCGATAATAATAATGCTGCTAGATTATTTAAATCTGCTCTTAAGATTCATGAGTCTGATGAGTTGAGATCAAAATTATCTGCGCTAGAGCTTGGTGGAAGTAACAAGGTTGAAAAACTTATTCTTGAAAGTAAAATACTCGAATTAATGAAAAAGTCTTCTGATATGGTAAAGAGAAAGAATTGGGAACAGGCTTTTCTCTATGCTATTCAGGCCTCTGATATGGATCGGTCCTATATACCGGCTCAACTTCTTCTTGGAGATATTCAAGTTCGTCGAGGGTATTACGAAGACGCTATCAAAACATTTGTACGAATGAAAAAAGAGTACCCTCTTAATAAGAAGATTAATGTTGCTCTTGTAAACGCTTACATAAAAGCATTTAAGTTGAGAGATGCCGAACTTGAACTAAGAGCAATTGGTCAGTCTAAGCTAGGAACGAGTTATATCTTTTCGTCTCTACAAGGTCAGTATTTCTATAGAAGAAAATTCTATGAAAATGCGATAAAAAAGTACAAAGATAGTATTAAAAAGAATCCAATCAATGATCAAGATTATTATCAATTAGCAAAAATATATATGGAGCATAGAAAGTATAAGACGGCTAAAAACTTATTGATCAAGTCAATAGCCCTAGACCCCGTTAATACAACTTATCATAGCATGTATGCAAATATAATTTATGAGCTAGATGGTGCAGACACAGCAATTGGTTACTTAAGAAACTTTCTAAAAACGAATAAAGAAGATCCAAGAATTTTGGGTGAGATTGCTATTTATTATTATAAAAATGGACAAACTTTAGAGTTTGAAGAATATAAGAAAAGGCTTGAAAGACTCACATCTACTGATGCAAGTTTTTATGAGTTTCTAATTTATTCTGCTGAATTAGATGATCGAGATGAAGATGTAATTAAATATGGTAAAGAGTTAATAAAAATTAATCCAGGTGACTTGGATGTTCAAATTAAATTAGGTTCGAATCTTTATGACAAAGGTTTATATAAAGAAGCGTTGAGTATGTTCCAACAAATTCTCGCTAGATTAGAATCATTTCCCAAAGCTAATTACTTCTTATCAAAGACATATTTAAAGCTAAGAGATTTCAAAAATGCTGAAGCAGCAGCTTTAAAAGAAATAAAAGCAAATCCAACTCTTGAATTTGGATATTATATTTTGGGTGAAGTTTATAGATCGCAGAAGAATTACAAAGATGCAGAAAATAACTTTAAAAAATCAATATCAAGAAATGGAAGATATGAAGAAGCTCTTATCGGTATGGGTTGGATTAAGTGGAAGCAAGGCTACTTAGATCAAGCAAGACAGTACTATTTGAAGGCCTTAAAAGGAAATCAGAATAATGGGGAGATACACAGGTCTCTTGGCTTTATTTATAAAGACATAGGTCAGAGTGCCTTAGCTATTGACAGCTTTAGGGTATACTTAGATTTGACCCCTGCTGCAAAAGATAGAGCAAATATAGAAAATTTAATGAAGAGATTAAGATAA
- the nuoH gene encoding NADH-quinone oxidoreductase subunit NuoH codes for MNSSIVSFFSETAIYKAVVEALTNGLGFDATSLVAFLFFGFACTVVVILSATIGGLGTYAERKISADLQMRQGPNRVGPFGILQFLADGVKMILKEIVIPKQADKFLYMIAPLLCMVGVFATLAVVPFSSGFILSDLNIGIFYLVGVSSLVGVGIFLGGYSSNSKWSMLGGMRGAAQIISYEVPVTLCILSIVLMAGGLSMTTLVEGQGGLPHQWYILHNPFTFIGFFVFFIGILAETNRAPFDLPEAESELVSGYHTEYSGMAFGFFALAEYVEVFVVCAVAAALYLGGYKVPFGLGDGLVIQQSLGLEPMIAKTIGQFLQLGAFFTKTFLLYYVVIWVRWTLPRLRVDHLVSLCWKYLTPISIFNLIGVAVWFWAFEGHSILDLIVSLAHTSGGGGH; via the coding sequence ATGAATAGTAGTATCGTTTCGTTCTTTTCTGAGACAGCAATCTATAAAGCAGTTGTAGAGGCTTTAACAAATGGCTTAGGTTTTGATGCTACATCTCTTGTTGCATTCTTGTTCTTTGGTTTTGCCTGTACAGTTGTTGTAATCTTAAGTGCAACTATTGGTGGTCTTGGTACATATGCAGAAAGAAAAATTTCTGCAGACTTACAAATGAGGCAAGGTCCAAATAGAGTTGGACCATTTGGAATACTTCAGTTTTTAGCTGATGGTGTAAAAATGATTCTTAAGGAAATCGTTATACCGAAGCAAGCGGATAAATTCTTATATATGATCGCACCACTTCTTTGTATGGTTGGTGTATTTGCAACTCTTGCAGTAGTTCCTTTTTCAAGTGGATTCATTCTTTCAGATTTAAATATTGGGATTTTCTACCTAGTAGGAGTTTCATCTTTAGTTGGTGTTGGAATCTTTCTTGGTGGTTACTCTTCTAACTCTAAGTGGTCAATGCTTGGTGGGATGAGAGGTGCTGCACAGATTATATCTTATGAAGTTCCAGTAACCTTATGTATTCTTTCTATTGTTTTGATGGCCGGTGGCTTGTCAATGACTACTCTTGTTGAGGGACAAGGTGGTTTACCTCATCAATGGTACATTCTTCATAACCCTTTTACATTCATCGGATTCTTCGTTTTCTTTATCGGAATTCTTGCTGAAACAAATAGAGCTCCTTTTGATTTACCAGAAGCTGAATCTGAACTGGTATCAGGTTATCACACTGAGTACTCTGGTATGGCCTTTGGTTTCTTTGCTCTAGCGGAATATGTTGAAGTATTTGTGGTTTGTGCTGTGGCTGCAGCATTATACCTTGGTGGATATAAGGTTCCTTTTGGTTTAGGTGACGGATTGGTAATTCAACAATCATTAGGTTTAGAGCCAATGATTGCAAAGACAATCGGTCAATTTTTACAACTTGGTGCTTTTTTCACAAAAACTTTCCTACTTTACTATGTAGTGATTTGGGTACGTTGGACGCTACCAAGACTTAGAGTTGATCACCTTGTATCTCTTTGTTGGAAATACTTAACACCGATTTCTATTTTTAACTTGATTGGTGTTGCTGTTTGGTTTTGGGCCTTTGAAGGTCACTCGATATTAGATTTAATTGTATCTCTCGCCCACACTAGTGGTGGCGGTGGTCACTAA
- a CDS encoding NADH-quinone oxidoreductase subunit A codes for MSSFNLDVYMPVLILIAFAVVMVVGALVVGVLVRPNNPTKLKLQAYECGEEPVGAAWSNFNIRFYVIALVFIIFDVEGALMFPVAVVFKKFNEIGEGTAILGTVLIFVSILIEGVVYCWKKGDLDWVKSYQVPSETEKEVN; via the coding sequence ATGTCGTCATTCAATCTAGACGTCTACATGCCGGTACTAATCTTGATTGCTTTTGCAGTTGTCATGGTAGTTGGAGCATTAGTCGTAGGTGTTTTGGTAAGACCTAACAACCCAACAAAACTTAAGCTACAGGCTTATGAGTGTGGGGAAGAACCTGTTGGAGCAGCATGGTCGAATTTTAATATTCGTTTCTATGTAATCGCTCTTGTATTCATTATCTTTGATGTAGAGGGAGCTTTAATGTTTCCAGTCGCAGTAGTATTTAAAAAGTTTAATGAGATTGGTGAAGGAACAGCAATCCTTGGAACTGTTTTAATATTCGTTTCAATATTAATTGAAGGCGTAGTCTACTGTTGGAAAAAAGGTGATCTTGATTGGGTTAAGAGTTATCAAGTTCCTAGTGAAACAGAGAAAGAGGTAAACTAA
- a CDS encoding NADH-quinone oxidoreductase subunit J, which produces MFLDIMFILAALLTLGGAFGVVASKNIMHSCVYLLASLFGVAGLYAILGADFLAATQLIVYAGGVVILMLFAIMLTGGHSQAVNRFGLNKVAPMGTVRTYVIGTLSSLVIGFVILKILASTMKNYLPGELPAFASSVEKVGVLLATDHVLAFEISSVLLLGALVGAAVISRPRKQ; this is translated from the coding sequence ATGTTTTTAGATATCATGTTCATTTTGGCTGCACTTCTAACTCTTGGCGGAGCTTTTGGTGTTGTTGCAAGTAAAAATATTATGCACTCGTGTGTGTATCTATTAGCATCACTCTTTGGAGTTGCAGGTCTTTACGCTATATTGGGGGCTGACTTCTTAGCAGCAACGCAATTAATTGTTTATGCTGGTGGTGTTGTTATTCTTATGCTCTTTGCCATAATGCTAACAGGTGGCCATAGCCAAGCAGTTAATAGGTTCGGTCTCAATAAAGTTGCTCCAATGGGAACTGTTCGTACTTATGTCATTGGGACTCTTTCTTCGTTAGTAATTGGGTTTGTGATTTTAAAAATTTTAGCAAGTACTATGAAAAATTACTTACCAGGAGAATTACCTGCTTTTGCATCTTCAGTAGAAAAAGTTGGTGTTCTACTAGCTACGGATCATGTTCTAGCTTTTGAAATTTCATCTGTTTTACTATTAGGAGCACTTGTTGGTGCTGCTGTTATTTCTAGACCAAGGAAACAATAA
- a CDS encoding NADH-quinone oxidoreductase subunit L: MDYTISTIAPIVLFPFFAFAINAFLAPRATKLAVAISCGAIAMSSVWAFRIFKDFVFGNYAADFYIHKTFTWFDLSSTTVSGTVIDFPVKMGVYIDNMTAIMLLMVTVVATLIHIFSTYYMKDDMNYGRNGRFFTYLSLFTSAMLGLVLSDNLLSVFIFWELMGFCSYSLIGHYYEKDGAGNANIKAFMTTRVGDVFFLLGILALWTHIGSVSFVDIYAFIANGSMNDLTALGIPLATFAGLSIFMGTVGKSAQFPLQVWLPDAMYGPTPCSALIHAATMVAGGVYLSLRIYPLLDLGGLLPVVAFIGGITAFGAATIALVQTDFKAVLAYSTISQLGYMVLGVGVGSYNAAFMHLITHAIFKACLFLSAGSVIHSLHDHHTHGHVQEMPRMGGLRHKMKFTWFAMWCCTLAIAGIPFFSGFVSKDRILGDALLMAMDNKIYIIPALLGFVGALLTAFYMCRMMFLAFHGEPRDKDLYDHTHEEKFSWNRNLPLLFLAVFTLGVWFSGSLTGQKLVKVASPEGKLEWFSTLVTKPEVAKFKSYVRQDWSSQDTRVKNTAEKSHYDPDHGMTAEEAHHVHHVHHIGAIASIIIAFSGVFIAFMMYIKKAWNPGWWVSTFSGWYRALQNKYYMDDLYIKGVIQKGLLPLNRLLAWIDMGIYDRYIVDGWAAVNRMLYRFSNWFDALWVDTVMVDGTGASVRLFNVVLRTLQSGKIQFYFIMVIVVLAGYVLAL; the protein is encoded by the coding sequence ATGGATTATACTATTTCAACTATAGCACCAATTGTTCTTTTCCCATTCTTTGCATTTGCAATTAACGCATTTTTAGCACCAAGAGCAACTAAACTAGCTGTTGCAATAAGCTGTGGCGCTATTGCAATGTCTTCAGTTTGGGCCTTTAGAATTTTTAAAGATTTTGTCTTTGGTAATTATGCAGCGGATTTCTACATACACAAGACCTTCACATGGTTTGATCTAAGTAGCACTACTGTTTCAGGTACGGTCATTGATTTCCCAGTTAAAATGGGTGTCTATATCGACAATATGACAGCAATTATGCTCTTGATGGTTACGGTTGTAGCGACTCTTATTCATATCTTTTCTACATATTATATGAAAGACGATATGAATTACGGAAGAAATGGTCGTTTCTTTACTTATCTTTCTCTTTTTACTTCTGCAATGTTAGGGCTAGTTCTATCGGATAACCTTCTTTCAGTTTTTATCTTTTGGGAGCTAATGGGATTTTGCTCATATTCTCTGATTGGTCATTATTATGAAAAAGATGGTGCTGGTAATGCAAATATTAAAGCATTTATGACTACAAGAGTTGGGGATGTTTTCTTCCTTCTTGGAATACTTGCTCTTTGGACACATATTGGTTCGGTTTCATTCGTTGATATATACGCTTTTATTGCTAACGGTTCTATGAATGACTTAACTGCTTTAGGAATTCCTTTGGCAACTTTTGCAGGTCTTTCAATATTTATGGGAACAGTTGGTAAGTCTGCTCAATTCCCGCTTCAAGTTTGGTTACCAGATGCGATGTATGGACCGACTCCTTGTTCTGCCCTAATTCATGCCGCAACTATGGTTGCTGGTGGTGTTTATTTATCACTAAGAATTTATCCATTATTAGATTTGGGCGGACTCTTACCTGTCGTAGCATTTATTGGTGGTATAACAGCTTTTGGTGCTGCAACAATTGCACTTGTTCAGACAGACTTCAAGGCAGTTTTAGCTTACTCAACAATATCTCAGCTTGGTTATATGGTACTAGGTGTTGGTGTTGGGTCATATAATGCTGCTTTTATGCACCTGATTACACATGCAATTTTTAAAGCATGTTTATTTCTAAGTGCTGGTTCAGTTATCCACTCTTTGCATGACCATCATACACATGGACATGTTCAAGAAATGCCAAGAATGGGTGGCTTACGTCACAAGATGAAGTTTACATGGTTTGCTATGTGGTGTTGTACATTAGCTATTGCTGGTATTCCATTCTTCTCAGGTTTTGTTTCAAAAGATAGAATTCTTGGAGATGCTCTTCTTATGGCAATGGATAATAAAATCTATATTATCCCGGCTTTACTAGGTTTTGTTGGAGCACTTTTAACAGCATTCTATATGTGTAGAATGATGTTCTTAGCATTCCATGGTGAGCCTAGAGATAAAGACTTATATGATCATACTCACGAAGAGAAATTCTCATGGAATAGAAACTTGCCACTATTATTTTTAGCGGTATTTACTCTAGGTGTATGGTTCTCTGGATCTTTAACAGGACAAAAACTTGTTAAAGTTGCAAGTCCTGAGGGTAAATTAGAATGGTTCTCTACACTTGTAACTAAGCCTGAAGTAGCTAAATTTAAGTCTTATGTGAGACAAGATTGGTCTTCTCAAGATACAAGAGTAAAAAATACAGCAGAAAAATCTCATTATGACCCGGATCATGGAATGACAGCTGAAGAAGCGCACCATGTTCACCATGTTCATCATATTGGAGCAATTGCTTCTATTATCATTGCTTTCTCAGGTGTTTTTATCGCATTTATGATGTACATAAAGAAAGCTTGGAATCCAGGTTGGTGGGTATCTACTTTTTCTGGTTGGTATAGAGCATTACAGAATAAATACTACATGGATGATTTATATATTAAAGGTGTAATACAAAAAGGGTTATTACCTCTTAATAGACTACTTGCATGGATTGATATGGGTATCTATGACAGATATATTGTCGATGGATGGGCTGCTGTAAATCGTATGCTTTACAGATTTTCAAATTGGTTTGATGCCCTATGGGTAGATACAGTAATGGTAGATGGAACTGGAGCTAGTGTTAGGTTGTTTAATGTTGTACTTAGAACATTACAATCAGGAAAGATTCAGTTCTACTTCATTATGGTGATTGTTGTTTTAGCAGGTTATGTTTTAGCGTTATAA
- a CDS encoding NADH-quinone oxidoreductase subunit N: MARFVPEITLVVTMIGLLFVESTYSNEEKGSKKNFLYATAYIGLLFTLVKLIGSLGDEPTAIFTNSLTIDPFSTLSKIIMVLGTAASIYLSRKSSDIYENVKGEFVIISVGVLIGGMLLSSANNMLILYIGIEILSILSYVLASLKKNDDRSSEAGLKYSLYGGISAGIMLFGLSHIFGVVGTIQFAGIAGKLAKLDTVQIAVLMPSFLLFFAGIGYKIACVPFHMWAPDVYEGSPLPVTTFFSIVPKIAGIAVLVRVTMAFFGGADVTLLQMSWVGTLSVVAALTMTVGNVSAIGQRSVKRMLAYSSISHAGVMMLGVLCLSEIGVRAILFYGITYLFMTLVAFFITSAVQDEYGNDHFERFSGLIGKHPLMAIFMIITMFSLAGLPPLSGFVAKFNIFNALIAKKYYVLTIIAGLNSVVALFYYMKIIRIMVFKKSENDSGIKGFDFSYQVAVACLAIPVVLLGVFWENILVVANGAKIFIQ, translated from the coding sequence ATGGCCCGGTTCGTACCAGAGATTACTCTGGTAGTGACTATGATTGGTCTGCTTTTTGTCGAATCAACTTATAGCAATGAAGAGAAAGGTAGTAAGAAGAACTTCCTCTATGCAACAGCATATATTGGGCTACTCTTTACTCTTGTTAAACTAATAGGTTCTTTAGGTGATGAGCCGACAGCAATCTTTACGAACTCTTTAACTATTGATCCATTTAGTACTCTATCTAAAATCATAATGGTACTTGGAACAGCGGCTTCTATTTACTTAAGTAGAAAATCTTCTGATATTTATGAGAATGTTAAGGGTGAATTCGTTATTATTTCGGTAGGTGTTCTTATCGGTGGTATGCTGCTTTCATCTGCTAATAACATGCTTATTCTTTATATCGGTATCGAGATTTTATCTATTCTTTCGTATGTTCTTGCGTCACTTAAGAAAAATGACGATAGATCATCTGAAGCGGGCTTAAAGTATTCATTATATGGCGGTATCTCAGCTGGGATCATGCTATTTGGTTTAAGTCATATTTTTGGGGTAGTGGGAACAATTCAGTTTGCAGGTATTGCAGGTAAATTAGCAAAGCTTGATACTGTTCAAATTGCAGTGTTAATGCCTTCATTTTTATTATTCTTTGCAGGAATTGGATACAAAATAGCTTGTGTACCATTTCATATGTGGGCACCTGATGTTTACGAAGGATCTCCTCTTCCTGTTACAACTTTCTTTTCAATCGTGCCTAAGATAGCTGGTATTGCTGTATTAGTAAGAGTAACAATGGCATTTTTTGGTGGTGCAGATGTAACTCTTTTACAAATGAGTTGGGTTGGAACTTTAAGTGTGGTTGCCGCTTTAACAATGACAGTTGGAAATGTCTCAGCTATTGGGCAAAGATCTGTAAAGAGAATGTTGGCGTATTCATCAATATCTCATGCAGGTGTGATGATGCTTGGTGTGCTTTGCTTGTCAGAAATTGGTGTTAGGGCCATTTTATTTTATGGTATCACTTACCTATTTATGACTTTAGTTGCCTTTTTTATTACTTCTGCTGTTCAGGATGAGTATGGTAACGATCATTTTGAAAGATTTAGTGGATTGATTGGTAAGCATCCATTGATGGCCATTTTTATGATTATTACAATGTTTTCATTGGCTGGTCTTCCACCATTGAGCGGTTTTGTTGCCAAGTTTAACATCTTTAATGCATTAATCGCTAAGAAGTACTATGTTCTTACTATAATTGCAGGACTAAACTCTGTTGTTGCACTTTTCTATTATATGAAGATTATAAGAATCATGGTTTTCAAGAAATCAGAAAATGACTCTGGAATAAAGGGCTTTGATTTTAGTTATCAGGTTGCCGTAGCTTGTTTGGCAATTCCTGTTGTTCTGTTAGGTGTTTTCTGGGAAAATATCCTGGTTGTGGCCAACGGAGCTAAAATCTTCATTCAATAA
- the nuoK gene encoding NADH-quinone oxidoreductase subunit NuoK — translation MVSLPAFLFVSFILFLSGIIVMIARKNIIAILLGIELILNAAALNFAAYTRFINNNLDGHVVSLFIIVIAAAEAAVGLAIVIRFYQIRESIHIDDATQLQS, via the coding sequence ATGGTATCTCTTCCAGCATTCTTATTTGTTTCGTTTATTCTTTTTCTTTCAGGAATCATCGTGATGATTGCGAGAAAGAATATAATTGCGATTCTATTAGGAATTGAGTTAATTCTTAACGCCGCTGCCCTTAACTTTGCAGCTTACACTAGATTTATTAACAACAACCTTGATGGCCATGTTGTTTCATTATTTATTATCGTTATTGCTGCAGCTGAAGCCGCTGTAGGATTAGCAATTGTTATTAGATTTTATCAAATTAGAGAAAGTATCCATATTGATGATGCTACTCAATTACAAAGTTAG